One Channa argus isolate prfri chromosome 15, Channa argus male v1.0, whole genome shotgun sequence DNA segment encodes these proteins:
- the LOC137100264 gene encoding cyclin-dependent kinase 5 activator 1-like isoform X2 — MGTVLSLSPSYRKAALFEDGPATVGHYTAVQNSKNAKDAAAAAAKSLKRPSIINVLPWKRIVAVSAKRKGSKKLQSDVGDGGKGSSPEGHGATTANSASNSLKLKKSQSCANLSSYTSSQDPSATATTTSSHLPISKTLANVATVAAKKNSLTGSGIQPCTAVGTPKRVIVQASTSELMRSLGEFLCRRCYRLKRLSPTDPVLWLRSVDRSLLLQGWQDQGFITPANVVFLYMLCRDVVSAEVASERELQASLLTCLYLSYSYMGNEISYPLKPFLVEAEKEAFWDRCLEIINRMSGKMLQINTDPHFFTQFILVLS; from the exons ATGGGTACGGTGTTGTCACTGTCTCCCAGCTACCGCAAAGCAGCTTTGTTTGAGGATGGTCCAGCTACCGTGGGCCACTACACAGCGGTCCAGAACAGCAAAAATGCCAAggatgctgcagctgcagctgcaaagTCCCTCAAGCGGCCTTCCATCATTAATGTGTTACCATGGAAACGAATTGTGGCTGTATCGGCTAAGAGGAAGGGCTCAAAGAAGCTGCAGTCAGATGTTGGGGACGGTGGAAAAGGGAGCTCTCCAGAAGGCCATGGTGCCACCACAGCCAACTCTGCCTCCAATAGCCTGAAGCTGAAGAAGTCTCAGTCCTGTGCTAACCTTTCATCATACACATCCAGCCAGGACCCATCGGCCACTGCTACCACTACCTCCTCCCACCTGCCCATCTCCAAGACCCTGGCTAATGTAGCGACTGTCGCTGCCAAAAAGAATTCTCTCACTGGCTCTGGGATCCAGCCGTGCACTGCAGTGGGGACACCAAAACGTGTCATCGTGCAG GCGTCCACTAGTGAACTGATGCGCAGTTTGGGTGAGTTCCTGTGCCGTCGCTGTTACCGACTTAAACGTCTATCTCCGACAGATCCGGTGCTGTGGTTGCGCAGTGTGGATCGTTCCCTCCTCCTACAGGGCTGGCAGGATCAGGGCTTCATCACACCGGCTAATGTGGTCTTCCTCTACATGCTGTGCCGCGACGTTGTCTCAGCCGAGGTGGCCTCAGAGCGTGAGCTACAGGCCTCATTGCTCACCTGTCTCTACCTGTCCTACTCCTACATGGGCAATGAGATCTCCTACCCCTTGAAGCCCTTCCTGGTTGAGGCAGAGAAGGAAGCCTTCTGGGACCGGTGCCTAGAGATCATCAACCGTATGAGTGGCAAAATGCTCCAGATCAACACCGATCCGCACTTCTTTACCCAG TTCATATTGGTGCTGTCCTGA
- the LOC137100264 gene encoding cyclin-dependent kinase 5 activator 1-like isoform X1, protein MGTVLSLSPSYRKAALFEDGPATVGHYTAVQNSKNAKDAAAAAAKSLKRPSIINVLPWKRIVAVSAKRKGSKKLQSDVGDGGKGSSPEGHGATTANSASNSLKLKKSQSCANLSSYTSSQDPSATATTTSSHLPISKTLANVATVAAKKNSLTGSGIQPCTAVGTPKRVIVQASTSELMRSLGEFLCRRCYRLKRLSPTDPVLWLRSVDRSLLLQGWQDQGFITPANVVFLYMLCRDVVSAEVASERELQASLLTCLYLSYSYMGNEISYPLKPFLVEAEKEAFWDRCLEIINRMSGKMLQINTDPHFFTQVFADLKNESKKEEEKTKLLIGLDR, encoded by the exons ATGGGTACGGTGTTGTCACTGTCTCCCAGCTACCGCAAAGCAGCTTTGTTTGAGGATGGTCCAGCTACCGTGGGCCACTACACAGCGGTCCAGAACAGCAAAAATGCCAAggatgctgcagctgcagctgcaaagTCCCTCAAGCGGCCTTCCATCATTAATGTGTTACCATGGAAACGAATTGTGGCTGTATCGGCTAAGAGGAAGGGCTCAAAGAAGCTGCAGTCAGATGTTGGGGACGGTGGAAAAGGGAGCTCTCCAGAAGGCCATGGTGCCACCACAGCCAACTCTGCCTCCAATAGCCTGAAGCTGAAGAAGTCTCAGTCCTGTGCTAACCTTTCATCATACACATCCAGCCAGGACCCATCGGCCACTGCTACCACTACCTCCTCCCACCTGCCCATCTCCAAGACCCTGGCTAATGTAGCGACTGTCGCTGCCAAAAAGAATTCTCTCACTGGCTCTGGGATCCAGCCGTGCACTGCAGTGGGGACACCAAAACGTGTCATCGTGCAG GCGTCCACTAGTGAACTGATGCGCAGTTTGGGTGAGTTCCTGTGCCGTCGCTGTTACCGACTTAAACGTCTATCTCCGACAGATCCGGTGCTGTGGTTGCGCAGTGTGGATCGTTCCCTCCTCCTACAGGGCTGGCAGGATCAGGGCTTCATCACACCGGCTAATGTGGTCTTCCTCTACATGCTGTGCCGCGACGTTGTCTCAGCCGAGGTGGCCTCAGAGCGTGAGCTACAGGCCTCATTGCTCACCTGTCTCTACCTGTCCTACTCCTACATGGGCAATGAGATCTCCTACCCCTTGAAGCCCTTCCTGGTTGAGGCAGAGAAGGAAGCCTTCTGGGACCGGTGCCTAGAGATCATCAACCGTATGAGTGGCAAAATGCTCCAGATCAACACCGATCCGCACTTCTTTACCCAGGTGTTTGCTGACCTGAAGAACGAGAgcaagaaagaagaggagaagaccAAACTCCTCATTGGCCTTGACCGATAA